From one Coffea eugenioides isolate CCC68of chromosome 11, Ceug_1.0, whole genome shotgun sequence genomic stretch:
- the LOC113751384 gene encoding eukaryotic peptide chain release factor subunit 1-2 isoform X1: MFASVLSQSAMADAHETDKNIEIWKIKKLIKALEAARGNGTSMISLIMPPRDQISRVTKMLGDEFGTASNIKSRVNRQSVLAAITSAQQRLKLYNKVPPNGLVLYTGTIVTDDGKEKKVTIDFEPFRPINASLYLCDNKFHTEALNELLESDDKFGFIVMDGNGTLFGTLSGNTREVLHKFSVDLPKKHGRGGQSALRFARLRMEKRHNYVRKTAELATQFYINPSTSQPNVSGLILAGSADFKTELSQSDMFDPRLQAKILNVVDVSYGGENGFNQAIELSSEILSNVKFIQEKRLIGKYFEEISQDTGKYVFGVDDTLKVLEMGAVETLIVWENLDVTRYTLKNSSTGEVLVKHFNKEQEADQNNFRDPASNSDLEVEDKISLLEWFANEYKRFGCSLEFVTNKSQEGSQFCRGFGGIGGILRYQLDVRAFDDLSDEGEVYDDSE, translated from the exons ATGTTTGCCAG CGTACTGAGTCAATCTGCGATGGCTGATGCTCATGAAACTGATAAGAATATTGAGATATGGAAGATTAAGAAACTCATAAAAGCACTTGAGGCAGCTCGAGGTAATGGAACGAGCATGATTTCTCTTATTATGCCTCCACGTGATCAAATATCCCGAGTCACTAAGATGCTTGGAGATGAATTCGGAACTGCATCTAACATTAAAAGTAGGGTGAACCGACAATCTGTTCTGGCTGCGATTACATCTGCTCAGCAAAGACTAAAACTTTACAATAAAGTACCACCCAATGGGCTTGTGCTTTACACTGGAACTATCGTGACTGACGATGGGAAGGAGAAGAAGGTCACCATTGATTTTGAGCCTTTTAGACCTATCAATGCCTCTTTGTATCTCTGTGACAACAAGTTCCATACAGAAGCGCTGAATGAACTTCTAGAATCTGATGACAAGTTTGGCTTCATTGTTATGGATGGTAATGGGACACTCTTTGGAACTTTGAGTGGCAATACAAGGGAGGTCCTTCACAAGTTTAGCGTTGACCTCCCCAAGAAGCATGGAAGAGGAGGGCAGTCAGCTCTCCGTTTTGCTCGTCTTCGAATGGAGAAGCGCCATAACTATGTCAGGAAGACTGCAGAACTGGCTACCCAGTTCTATATAAATCCGTCAACAAGTCAGCCCAATGTCTCGGGACTAATTCTTGCTGGATCAGCTGACTTTAAGACCGAACTTAGTCAGTCTGACATGTTTGATCCCCGTCTTCAggcaaaaattttgaatgtggtGGACGTCTCTTATGGTGGTGAAAATGGTTTTAATCAGGCAATTGAGTTGTCATCTGAAATCTTGTCCAATGTCAAGTTTATCCAGGAGAAGCGTTTGATAGGCAAATATTTCGAGGAGATAAGTCAGGATACTGGGAAGTACGTTTTTGGTGTGGATGACACATTAAAAGTTCTTGAGATGGGTGCTGTTGAGACTCTCATTGTGTGGGAAAACCTGGATGTGACTAGATATACTCTAAAGAATAGTTCCACAGGTGAAGTTCTTGTTAAGCACTTTAATAAGGAGCAAGAGGCTGATCAGAACAACTTTAGGGACCCAGCTAGTAATTCTGACCTGGAGGTTGAGGATAAGATCTCCTTGCTTGAGTGGTTTGCTAATGAGTATAAACGGTTTGGCTGCAGTCTGGAGTTCGTCACCAACAAGTCACAAGAGGGATCTCAGTTTTGTAGAGGTTTTGGAGGAATTGGAGGGATCTTGCGATACCAGCTTGATGTTCGAGCTTTTGATGACCTGTCTGATGAAGGAGAAGTTTACGATGATTCTGAATAG
- the LOC113751384 gene encoding eukaryotic peptide chain release factor subunit 1-2 isoform X2: MADAHETDKNIEIWKIKKLIKALEAARGNGTSMISLIMPPRDQISRVTKMLGDEFGTASNIKSRVNRQSVLAAITSAQQRLKLYNKVPPNGLVLYTGTIVTDDGKEKKVTIDFEPFRPINASLYLCDNKFHTEALNELLESDDKFGFIVMDGNGTLFGTLSGNTREVLHKFSVDLPKKHGRGGQSALRFARLRMEKRHNYVRKTAELATQFYINPSTSQPNVSGLILAGSADFKTELSQSDMFDPRLQAKILNVVDVSYGGENGFNQAIELSSEILSNVKFIQEKRLIGKYFEEISQDTGKYVFGVDDTLKVLEMGAVETLIVWENLDVTRYTLKNSSTGEVLVKHFNKEQEADQNNFRDPASNSDLEVEDKISLLEWFANEYKRFGCSLEFVTNKSQEGSQFCRGFGGIGGILRYQLDVRAFDDLSDEGEVYDDSE; this comes from the coding sequence ATGGCTGATGCTCATGAAACTGATAAGAATATTGAGATATGGAAGATTAAGAAACTCATAAAAGCACTTGAGGCAGCTCGAGGTAATGGAACGAGCATGATTTCTCTTATTATGCCTCCACGTGATCAAATATCCCGAGTCACTAAGATGCTTGGAGATGAATTCGGAACTGCATCTAACATTAAAAGTAGGGTGAACCGACAATCTGTTCTGGCTGCGATTACATCTGCTCAGCAAAGACTAAAACTTTACAATAAAGTACCACCCAATGGGCTTGTGCTTTACACTGGAACTATCGTGACTGACGATGGGAAGGAGAAGAAGGTCACCATTGATTTTGAGCCTTTTAGACCTATCAATGCCTCTTTGTATCTCTGTGACAACAAGTTCCATACAGAAGCGCTGAATGAACTTCTAGAATCTGATGACAAGTTTGGCTTCATTGTTATGGATGGTAATGGGACACTCTTTGGAACTTTGAGTGGCAATACAAGGGAGGTCCTTCACAAGTTTAGCGTTGACCTCCCCAAGAAGCATGGAAGAGGAGGGCAGTCAGCTCTCCGTTTTGCTCGTCTTCGAATGGAGAAGCGCCATAACTATGTCAGGAAGACTGCAGAACTGGCTACCCAGTTCTATATAAATCCGTCAACAAGTCAGCCCAATGTCTCGGGACTAATTCTTGCTGGATCAGCTGACTTTAAGACCGAACTTAGTCAGTCTGACATGTTTGATCCCCGTCTTCAggcaaaaattttgaatgtggtGGACGTCTCTTATGGTGGTGAAAATGGTTTTAATCAGGCAATTGAGTTGTCATCTGAAATCTTGTCCAATGTCAAGTTTATCCAGGAGAAGCGTTTGATAGGCAAATATTTCGAGGAGATAAGTCAGGATACTGGGAAGTACGTTTTTGGTGTGGATGACACATTAAAAGTTCTTGAGATGGGTGCTGTTGAGACTCTCATTGTGTGGGAAAACCTGGATGTGACTAGATATACTCTAAAGAATAGTTCCACAGGTGAAGTTCTTGTTAAGCACTTTAATAAGGAGCAAGAGGCTGATCAGAACAACTTTAGGGACCCAGCTAGTAATTCTGACCTGGAGGTTGAGGATAAGATCTCCTTGCTTGAGTGGTTTGCTAATGAGTATAAACGGTTTGGCTGCAGTCTGGAGTTCGTCACCAACAAGTCACAAGAGGGATCTCAGTTTTGTAGAGGTTTTGGAGGAATTGGAGGGATCTTGCGATACCAGCTTGATGTTCGAGCTTTTGATGACCTGTCTGATGAAGGAGAAGTTTACGATGATTCTGAATAG
- the LOC113752282 gene encoding transcription factor bHLH118-like has product MFSQWLSDQDELFKFISPPRPQQQNDKLLVDVNKPPFNDLDLSTVAKSKPKQGRRRKISALENIEESPRDYIKKIIHRDVERQRRQETAGLHETLRSLIPSQHLEGKRSISDHIHATVKYIRFQKKKVDELKSKRAKLKEWFINPTTSKVVENENPQEDFEQPSIVVKTCRAGMEITITTGSKVDLPLSRILNFLISEGKSIKSCISTRVNERLLHVIESEVNDEKIISPNELQEKLTEIARYQIS; this is encoded by the exons ATGTTTTCTCAATGGCTAAGTGACCAAGATGAACTTTTCAAGTTTATTTCACCTCCTCGTCCTCAACAACAAAACGATAAACTTCTGGTGGATGTGAATAAACCTCCCTTTAATGATTTGGATCTTAGTACTGTTGCCAAGTCCAAGCCAAAACAGGGCCGTCGAAGGAAGATTAGTGCCTTGGAAAACATTGAGGAGAGCCCTAGAGACTACATCAAGAAGATCATACATAGAGATGTCGAAAGGCAAAGAAGGCAAGAGACGGCTGGCCTTCACGAGACTCTGCGTTCACTGATCCCCTCTCAACATCTCGAG GGGAAGCGGTCCATATCAGATCATATTCATGCGACCGTGAAATATATTAGGTTTCAAAAGAAGAAGGTAGATGAGCTGAAGAGCAAGAGAGCAAAGCTCAAGGAATGGTTTATCAATCCGACCACTTCCAAGGTTGTAGAGAATGAAAATCCACAGGAAGATTTTGAGCAACCTAGTATTGTGGTTAAAACTTGTAGGGCAGGGATGGAGATCACCATAACCACTGGATCCAAAGTAGATCTTCCTCTTTCCAGAATCCTCAATTTTCTCATTTCAGAAGGCAAGTCTATCAAAAGCTGCATTTCCACACGAGTAAATGAAAGGCTACTCCATGTTATTGAATCAGAG GTGAATGACGAGAAAATTATAAGTCCAAATGAGCTGCAGGAGAAATTGACGGAGATAGCGCGCTATCAAATCAGTTGA